The DNA sequence TTGTTCATAAAGGGCCATTGAAACCAAAAAAGCCGTCCCAGCTGGACGGCCCCTGCAAAACCTCTGAACGTCAGGGGGTGGCAGAAGCCACCACCAGCTTCACCCCATGGTCCAAAAGGAATTTCCTCATGCCAGCATCCGGCTCCTGATCGGTGATCAAAACATCAATTTCAGTTGGTGAGACGATGCTGGAAAATGCCAGCACCCCAAACTTGGTGTGGTCAATCAGGGCAATGGCGGTTTTGGCAGAGTGGATCAGGCGGTTTTTGACTTCAGCTTCCACCAGACTGGCATCGGTGAGACCCCCTTTCAGGCTGAGGCCCCGGGCAGAGAAAAACACCTTGTCAGGATGCAGACGGCCCAGAATGAGTTCACTGATCGGACCCGAAAAGCCCCTGACCACCGGGTTGAACGTGCCGCCCACCACCGTGAAGGGCACCCGGGCCTGGGCCAGCACGTTCGCAGCATCCAGGCTGGAGGCCAGCACATGGACATCCTGCCTGGCCGACACCACCCGAGCCACTTCCAGGGTGGTGGTGCTGGCGTCCAGGGCGATGGTGTCCCCATCTTGAATGAGCCCGAGCGCTGCCGCTGCAATGCGGCGTTTGGCTTCAAGTTCGGCCTGGGCCCGCATTTCGTAAGCCACATCCACCTGCGCTTGCTCAATCAGCCTGGCGCCACCCCGCACCACCTCCAGCACCCGCTGCTTTTCCAGGTCCTGCAGGTCACGTCGGATGGTGATGTCGTGCACCTCCAGGCATGCAGCGAGGTCACGGATGGGGACGAATTTCTCCACCAGCAGGGTTTCGAGGATTTTGCGTTTGCGTTCCGAGGCATTCATGTTGAAAGTATATCAAGTGTGAACAAAGTTCTGCTGGGTTTGCACATCACAGGTTGCAAGGTGATTGGCCGCCACCCACCAGGAGAAAACCCTGTTCAAAACCGTGCCATGGCCAATTTGTGCAGGGCATTTGTGTGGGATGGTGAACGCAAAACCCTGGCAATTCTGCAACATGAACAGACAATGTTGCATAAAAATGTTCGTTCATGCTAAAAATGTGCTATATTCAAGCCATGAGCACCGACAACCCAGCGGTGTCGGACTTCCGGCACCAGCGCATCCT is a window from the Deinococcus roseus genome containing:
- a CDS encoding DeoR/GlpR family DNA-binding transcription regulator, whose translation is MNASERKRKILETLLVEKFVPIRDLAACLEVHDITIRRDLQDLEKQRVLEVVRGGARLIEQAQVDVAYEMRAQAELEAKRRIAAAALGLIQDGDTIALDASTTTLEVARVVSARQDVHVLASSLDAANVLAQARVPFTVVGGTFNPVVRGFSGPISELILGRLHPDKVFFSARGLSLKGGLTDASLVEAEVKNRLIHSAKTAIALIDHTKFGVLAFSSIVSPTEIDVLITDQEPDAGMRKFLLDHGVKLVVASATP